One window from the genome of Halostella litorea encodes:
- a CDS encoding DUF6360 family protein: protein MADRLMKVNAYTTFDLIDATVTGHDFEMETLAVLNATSPRKHPDRVQLQFEVDNMQEEHLPAHMEEVTLSPDEARELAADLEKHADKVEAATEG from the coding sequence ATGGCAGACCGACTGATGAAGGTCAACGCGTACACGACCTTCGACCTGATCGACGCCACCGTCACGGGCCACGACTTCGAGATGGAGACGCTCGCCGTCCTCAACGCGACGTCGCCGCGGAAGCACCCCGACCGCGTGCAACTCCAGTTCGAGGTCGACAACATGCAGGAGGAGCACCTCCCGGCCCACATGGAAGAGGTGACGCTCTCGCCGGACGAGGCCCGGGAACTCGCGGCCGACCTGGAGAAACACGCCGACAAGGTCGAGGCGGCCACGGAGGGGTGA
- a CDS encoding nitrite/sulfite reductase, with product MPTDVEEWKEEVYGTDIRAHMERFAEEGWEAIPDDEHDAWFERFKWYGLYHQRAGQESYFMMRIGTPNGVLEPGQLRTIGEVAKEYSQGPVENPEFGNGWADFTTRQSIQLHWIRIEDMPEIWDTLNENGLETIQACGDSWRNIVGCPVAGKDKHEHVDALDTIHELHDTFKGNDDHSNLPRKWKVSVTGCDEGCGQGDINDLAFEPARKEIDGETVEGYNVRVGGGLARNEPRFARNIDVFVRTERAADVAGGLSALFRDHGDRENRYNARIKFLVDEWGPEKVRETLQDDYVDFELETAGEDMREGYSYNAGTKEGHADHVGVHEQQDGNYYVGLNVLVGRMGADEVIELADLAEEYGSGEARLTQRQNVILTDVPESELDDLLDEPLLEHYSPDPSPLMRGSIACTGTEFCSLSIIETKNRQVRYARWLKENVDLPDDVDDFHIHLSGCTASCAQPQIADVSLRGMKTRKDGEPVEAMDIGLGGGLGENPNFADWVTERVPADEVPGAIRNLVDNYADAREDGETFREFVVDRDEEELADLVEPEETDYDDPYMHNTKRTWYPYAEDDDLDESPAPKSVVDDGSAPADD from the coding sequence GTGGTACGGGCTGTACCACCAGCGCGCCGGCCAGGAGAGCTACTTCATGATGCGGATCGGGACGCCCAACGGCGTGCTCGAACCCGGCCAGCTGCGAACCATCGGCGAGGTGGCGAAGGAGTACTCGCAGGGGCCCGTCGAGAACCCCGAGTTCGGCAACGGCTGGGCCGACTTCACGACGCGCCAGTCGATCCAGCTCCACTGGATCCGGATCGAGGACATGCCGGAGATCTGGGACACGCTGAACGAGAACGGGCTGGAGACGATCCAGGCCTGTGGCGACTCGTGGCGCAACATCGTCGGCTGTCCCGTCGCCGGCAAGGACAAACACGAGCACGTCGACGCCCTCGACACCATCCACGAACTGCACGACACGTTCAAGGGCAACGACGACCACTCGAACCTCCCGCGCAAGTGGAAGGTGTCGGTCACCGGCTGCGACGAGGGCTGTGGCCAGGGCGACATCAACGACCTCGCGTTCGAGCCGGCCCGGAAGGAGATAGACGGCGAGACGGTCGAGGGGTACAACGTCCGCGTCGGCGGCGGCCTCGCCCGGAACGAGCCGCGGTTCGCCCGGAACATCGACGTGTTCGTCCGGACGGAGCGCGCGGCCGACGTCGCCGGCGGCCTCTCGGCGCTGTTCCGCGACCACGGCGACCGCGAGAACCGCTACAACGCCCGGATCAAGTTCCTCGTCGACGAGTGGGGCCCCGAGAAGGTCCGCGAGACGCTCCAGGACGACTACGTCGACTTCGAGCTCGAAACCGCGGGCGAGGACATGCGCGAGGGCTACTCGTACAACGCCGGGACGAAAGAGGGCCACGCCGACCACGTCGGCGTCCACGAGCAGCAGGACGGCAACTACTACGTCGGCCTGAACGTGCTCGTCGGCCGGATGGGCGCCGACGAGGTCATCGAACTCGCCGACCTCGCCGAGGAGTACGGCAGCGGCGAGGCCCGCCTCACCCAGCGCCAGAACGTCATCCTCACCGACGTCCCCGAGTCCGAACTCGACGACCTGCTCGACGAGCCGCTGCTGGAGCACTACAGCCCCGACCCGAGCCCGCTGATGCGCGGCTCGATCGCCTGCACGGGGACTGAGTTCTGCTCGCTGTCGATCATCGAGACGAAGAACCGCCAGGTGCGCTACGCGCGCTGGCTGAAGGAGAACGTCGACCTGCCCGACGACGTCGACGACTTCCACATCCACCTCTCGGGCTGTACGGCCTCCTGCGCCCAGCCCCAGATCGCCGACGTGAGCCTGCGCGGCATGAAGACCCGCAAGGACGGCGAGCCGGTTGAGGCGATGGACATCGGCCTCGGCGGCGGCCTCGGCGAGAACCCGAACTTCGCGGACTGGGTCACCGAGCGCGTCCCGGCCGACGAGGTGCCCGGCGCGATCCGGAACCTCGTGGACAACTACGCCGACGCCCGCGAGGACGGCGAGACGTTCCGCGAGTTCGTCGTCGACCGCGACGAGGAGGAACTCGCCGACCTCGTCGAGCCCGAGGAGACGGACTACGACGACCCGTACATGCACAACACGAAGCGGACGTGGTACCCCTACGCCGAGGACGACGACCTGGACGAAAGCCCCGCGCCGAAGTCCGTCGTCGACGACGGCTCCGCGCCCGCCGACGACTGA